The segment CACCTCGGCCTGGTCGGCGCAGTCCACCTGCAGCGAGACCGCCTCGTTGAAGGTGAACTGCGGGCCGCCGTTCAGCGCCAGGAACTCCTGCCCGAACAACTCGAACGACACCAGCATCACGCTGCCCGGCTCGCCCGGCCCCGCCGCCGAGTAACGCTGCACGTCGGTGACCCGCCCGAACTCGAACACCGAGGTGTAGAACTCGGCGGCCTGCTCGGCCTGGTCGTCGAACCACAGGAAAGTGGTGATCTTCTGCGCCATCGGGAGGCTCCTCCGTTCCCGCACGGTCACCCGGCCGGTCGGCCGGACCCCTCCGACGGTAGGACGCGCGCGGCGGAACGCGGCGCAGGCGCGTCCGGGCGCGGGGCGGCCGGGGCCGAGTGGCCGGGGCGGATGGTCGACCGCCCGGTCGTGTCAGGATGGACGGCATGACCCTCCCCGAGTCGGCACTCCCCTCCGCGGCGGCGCAGGAAGCCGAGGATGCCGCCCAGAACGCCCTGGCCGCACCGCTGTTGGCGCTCTTCGCGGACCGCCTGTCGGCCGCCGTGCCGGTGGACGCGCTGTGGGCGCACGGCTCGCTGGCACACGGCGACTACCGGCACGGGCGCAGCGACCTCGACCTGGTCGCCGTCCTCCCGGCCGCCCCCGACGAGCCGGTGCGCGAACGACTGGCCGCGCTGCACCGGGAGTTGATCGCGGACCGGCCCGACGCGGTGCGGCTGCACTGCGCGTACGTGCCGCGCACCGGACTGGCCGACCCGGCCGTCGCGCACTTCGCCTTCGCCCAGGAGGAGCCGATGGACCGCCCGGTCACGGCCGTCACCCGGCGCGAACTGCTGGACGGCGGACGGGTGTTGGCGGGCGAGGCACCGAGCGCGCTACTGCCGCCGGTCGACGACGCCGAACTGCACGCGCACATCCGGACCGACCTGCGGGAGTTCTGGTACCCCGTCACCGCGCGGCCCGAGCCCTGGCAGCGCGACATCTGGGTCGACCACGGCCCGGTCACCGCCGTCCGCGCCACCGTCGCCCTGCGCGAGGGCCGGCTGATCAGCAAGCGCGAGGCGATCAGCCGCCTGCCCGCCCTGGGCGCCCCGGCCGGCCTCGCCGCGGACATCGCCGCCCGCCGCTACGGCGTCCCGCCCGCCCTGACCCCCGAGGCCCGGGACGAACGCGCCGAGCGGGCCCGGCTGTTCACCCGCGAGCTGATCGAACGGGCACTGGCCTGAGGGGTGTCGGCCTGGACGGTGTCGGCCTGGGCGGTGTTGTCGGGCCGGTGGGTGTCGGGCCGGGCGGGCCTCATCCGGCGTCGGCGAACAGCGCGGTGAGGCGGGGGAGCCGGGCGGCGGACTCCTCGGAGGTCCAGGCCGGGTCGGCGAACCCGGCGTTGCACGGGCTGTCGTGGCCGATCGCCTCCATCGCCTCCTCCAGGCCGTCCTCCTCGCCGGTGAGGCGCTCGTACGCCTCCTGGGCGCAGTAGTCCACCGACTCCCAGTCCGGGAAGTCGTGGTTCTCCCAGCGGCGGTAGGGCAGGGCGGCCAGGCGGCGGAGGGCCGGGTGACCGGCCAGGGCGTCCGGGTCGTGGACGGCCAGGTGGTGGGCGTCCTGGCCGAGACCGATCAGCCAGGCGTGGAAGTACCAGAGGCTGTCGTCGCTGACCCGGCCGCGCAGGACGAGCTTCGCCACCGCCAGGGTGGCCGGGGTGTCCAGCGGGGCGCGGGCCTCGTCCAGGCGCAACTGGAAGTCGAGGACCTCGGGCAGCGGCAGCCCGGCGAGCCGGTCGGTCAGCCGGTCGGCGCGGGTACAGGGCAGGTCGCCCGCCGCGCTCGACTCCACCAGGGTCCAGAAACCGTCCGTGTCCATGGTGGGGATCCTCGCAGCTATCGGTGACATGTCATGGGTTCGGGTTGGTGACGTGTCACGGTTTCGGGCCGGGCCGAGTCCGAGTCGGTGACGTGTCACGGTTCGGGGTGGCGGATAGGTGACGCGTCACCGGTTGGGGCCGGTTGGGGCCGGTCGGGGCAGCCATCCGTGACATGTCACGGGTCTGGGTCGGTGACGTGTCACGGTTCGGGGTCGCGGATGGGTGACGCATCATCGGTCGGGGTCGGGTAGGGCGGTCATCGGTGATATGTCACGGGTCCGAGTCGGTGACGTGTCACGGTTCGGGGTGGCGGATAGGTGACGCGTCACCGGTTGGGGCCGGTCGGGGCAGCCATCCGTGACATGTCACGGGTCTGGGTCGGTGACGTGTCACGGTTTCGGGCCGAGCGAGCCTCGCCCGGCCGGGCGCGGCCGGGGTCGGTGACGTGTCACGGATCAGGGCCAGCAGATAGGTGACATGTCACGGGGCGGCTCGGCTCAGCTCGGCTCGGGTCGGCGATAGGGCGGGGAAACGATGACACGTCACGGGCTTGACCTCAAGCGGACTTGATGTCACAGGATCGCCGTCAGGCCGGAACGACCGGCCCGCGAACGGGCGGAGAGACGATGCGCGCGGTGTGGTTGCGGGAGTTCGGCGGGCCCGAGGTGCTGGTGCCGGGGGCCGCGCCCGATCCGGTGCCGGGGGAGGGGCAGGTGCTGATCGACGTCGCGCACGCCAACCTGACCTTCGTCGAGACCCAGTTCCGGGCCACCGGGCGCGGGCCGTTCGCCGGGCGCCTGCCGATGATCCCGGGGAACGGGGTCGGCGGCACCGTCACCGCGCTCGGCCCCGGCGCCGACCCCGGCTGGCTGGGGCGGCGGGTGGTCTCCGCGACCGGCGGGAGCGGCGGGTACGCCGAACTCGCCGCCGTCCCGGCCGAGGGCCTCCACCCCGTTCCTGACGGCCTCCCGCTGGACGCCGCCACCGCCCTGCTCGCCGACGGCCGCACCGCCCGGCTCCTGCTGGAGACCGCCGCGCCCGCACCCGGCGAACGCGTCCTGGTGACCGCCGCCGCGGGCGGGGTCGGCACGCTGCTGGTCCAACTCGCCACCGCCGCCGGCGCCCACGTCGTCGCCGCCGCCGGCGGCCCCCGCAAGCTCGCCCTCGCCGCCGAACTCGGCGCCCCCGAGACCGCCGACTACCTGCGGCCCGACTGGGCCGACCGGATCGCCCCCGTCGACGCCGTCCTCGACGGCGTGGGCGGCGCGCTCGGCCGCGCCGCCGTCGACCTGCTCCGCGACGGCGGGCGCCTGATCAACCACGGTCTGGCCGGCGGTGCCTGGACCGACCTCCCGGCCGACGAGGCCGCCGCCCGCCGCCTCACCGTCCTCGCCCTGCGCCCCACCCCCGCGAGCACGCGCGCCGCCACCGGGCACGTCCTCGCCGAAGCCCGCGCGCACCGGCTGCGCCCCGTCATCGGCCGCCGCTTCCCGCTGGAGCGCGCCGCCGACGCGCACCGCGCCATCGAGGCCCGCGACACCCTCGGCAAGACCCTGCTGGACGTCGACGGCTGAGGCCCGCGACCGGGCGGACGGGGGAGCGGCGGCCGGGCCGGGCGCCGAAACCCGGTCGTGTGCGGCGCGTCCGCGCCGCTAGCATCCCGGCATGCCCGACCAGTCGACGTCCCAGCCCGTACGCCCGCTCCCGCCCCGACCCGCGCACTTGCCCGCGTACCCGCCCGCGTACCCGCCCAGGCCCCGGCCCGGCGACCGGATCGCGATCGTCTCGCCGGGCTTCGCCGGGCCGGGCGCCTTCCCGCTCCCGTACGAGCTCGGACTGCGCCGCCTGCGCGAGGAGTTCGGCCTCGAACCCGTCGAGTACCCGACCACCCGCAAGCTCGGCGCCACCCCCGCCGAGCGCGCCGCCGACCTGCACGCCGCGTTCGCCGATCCGACGGTCACCGCCGTGATGGCCAGCATCGGCGGCGACGACCAGCTCACCGTCGTCCCGCACCTCGACGCCGAACTGCTCCGGGCCCACCCCAAGCCGTACTTCGGCTACAGCGACAACACCAACCTGCTCGACTTCCTGCACCGCCAGGGCATCGTCTCCTACCACGGCGCCGCCCTGATGACCCAGCTCGGCCGGCCCGTCGCCGTCCACCCGCTCACCGCCGCCTCGCTGCGCGCCGCGCTCTTCGACGGCGGCACGTACGAGCTCACCGCCGCCACCGACACCAGCACCGCCAACGGCCGCTGGGAGGACCCGGAGACCTTCACCCGCGAGCCCGCCACCGAGCCCGCCACCGGCTGGCACTGGCACCGCCCCGACCGCGTCGTCGAAGGCCCCAGCTGGGGCGGCAACCTGGAGATCCTGCACTGGATGGCCGCCGCCGACCGGCTGCGCCCGGCCGAGGCGTACGCCGGCGGCGTGCTGCTGATCGAGACCTCCGAGGAACTGCCCAGCGGCACCGAGGTGTTCCGGATCCTGCGCAACCTCGGCGAGCGCGGCCTGCTCCGGCAGTTCCCCGCCGTCCTGGTCGGCCGCGCCATGGCCTGGAGCTTCGAACACCCCCACGACGCCGCCGCCCGCGCCCACTACCGCGCCGAACAGCGCGCCGCCGTCCTCCGCGCCCTGGCGGCCTACGCCCCCGAGGCGACCGCCGTCTTCGACGTCGACTTCGGCCACACCGAACCGCAGCTCGTCATCCCCTACGGCGGCCTGGTCCGCGTCGACGGGCCGGCCCGCCGGATCACCGTCACCTACTGAGGGGAAAGGGCCAAGAGGGGACGCTCACCCCGGCCGACCGCCGCCCGGCGGGCCACCGGGGGCAGCGCCAGGGCCGCCGCCGCGAACACCGCGGCCAGCGACGCCCAGCCCGCGGTGCCGTGCGGCAGGACGAGGACGGTCAGGGCGGCCGGGGCGAGCGCCTGGCCGAGGGCGACACCAGTGTGCAGGACGCCCTGGTACGCGCCGTGCGCGTGCTCGGGCGCCAGCCCGTACGACAGGGCCCAGCTGCCCGCCTGCGACAGCACCTCGCCCGCCGTCAGCAGCACCACCGCGCCGACCAGCACCGCGACCGCCACCCCCGGCGTCCGCCCGGCCGCCCCCGCCAGGGCCAGGCAGGCCGCGCCCACCAGCAGCCCGCCGCGCCGGAACGAGCGGGCCGCCCCCGCCAGCCCCGCCACCCGGCGGGCCGCCGCCACCTGCGCCAGCGCGACCAGCGCCGTGTTGGCCAGCAGCAGCCAGCCCGTCACCGCCGGACCGGCCGCCGTGTGGCCGAGCGTCCACAGCGGCAGCCCCACCTCCAGCACCACGTACAGCGTGTTCACCACCGCGTTCAGCGCCGCCACCCCCAGGAACGGCACGTCCCGCAGCGGCCGCGCCGCCCCCGGACCGGCCGCGCCCCCGGCCGGCGCCGCCCCCGTCGGCACCGCCCGCAGCGGCAGCAGCGCCAGCAGGTACGCCGCCGCGCTCGCGCACACCGCCGCCCGCAGCCCGACCCGGCCGCCGTGCGCCGTCACCAGCGCGCCGAGCGCGGCGCCCGCCCCGATCCCGACGTTGTTCAGCGCCCGCAGCACGGCCAGCGCCCGGGTCCGCGACCCGGCCGGCAGCGCGTGCGCGTACAGCGTCGACCTGGCCACCCCGTTCGCCCGGGACGCCGTGCCCGTCACGCACACCAGCACCACGAACAGCCACAGCGACCCCGCGCACGCGAACACCGCCGTCGCCGCCGCCTGCACCACGTGCACCACCACCAGCACCGGCTTCGCCCCCCACCGGTCGCACAGCCGCCCCACCGGCAGCGCCGCCGGCACCCCGCACAGGCCCGCCGCCGTCAGCGCCGCGCCCACCACCCCCGCCGAGAACCCCAGCCCGCGGGTGAACCAGAGCGCCCCCACCGTCAGGAACAACCCGTTGCCCACCGCGTTGACCAGCAGCAACGCGGCCAACCGGCGGACCACCGGGGAGCGCGAGGGAGGAGGGGACAGCGGGGGAGAAGAAGGGGACAGCGGCGGGGAAGTGGTCACTGCGTTCATGCCGGACAGCACACCCCCGGGCCGTTCGGACCGGAACCGATTTACCCTGGCGGTCAATGATCCGCTTCCGGCTCCGCCTCGCCGACCTCGCCGCCACCTCCTTCGGGTACTCCCCGCTCCAGGAGGCGGTGCTCAGCCTGCGCATGTGGACCCACCACGCCCACCGCTTCCCCGCCCTGCGCCCCGCCTTCGCGGCCCTGCGCCCCGCCTTCGAACGGCTCGACGCGCACCCCCTGCTGACCGCGCTGGTCGCCCGCCGCCGCTACTGGGTCCCCGACCTGCTCACCCCGCGCCCCGCCGTCCCCGCCCCCGCCCTGCGCGACGAACTCGCCGCCCTGCGCGCCACCGACCCCGCCCGGCTGCGCCCCGGCCTCGAACAGACCTTCCACCCGCTCGGCGAACCCGTCCCGCCCGTCCTCGCCGCCGGCCTGCGCCACCCCGACCGGCTGCTCGCCGACCTCGCCGACGCCCTGGAGACCTACTGGCACACCTGCCTCGCCCCGCACTGGTGGCCCCGGGCCCGCACCGTCCTCACCGCCGACCTCGCCCACCGCGCCCGCACCCTCGCCGAAGGCGGCGCCGACGCCCTGTTCCACGGCATCAGCGCACGGCTCTCCTGGGCCGACGACACCCTCACCATCCGCCGCGGCGGCCCCTGGCCGTCCACCCCCGACGACATCCCCGTCGACGGCCGCCGCCTGCTGCTCACCCCCAGCTGCTTCGCCGACGGCGTCTCCACCATGCTCGACCGCGACGCCCCGCCGCACATCGTCTACGCCACCCGCGGCCTCGCCACCCTCGCCGAACGGCCCCCGCCACCCGCCCCGCAGGCCCTCACCGGCCTGCTCGGCGCCACCCGCGCCCGCCTGCTGGTGCTGCTCGCCGACGACGGCCCCGCCACCACCACCGAACTCGCCCACCGCCTCGCCGTCACCCCCGCCGCCGTCAGCCGCCACCTCACCGCGCTGCGCACCGCCGCCCTGCTCGAACGCACCCGGCACGGCCGGCACGTCCACTACCGCCCCACCCCGCTCGGCGCCGCCCTGCGACACGGCGAACCGCACCCCTGACGCCCCCGGCGCCGGAGCTCCGGTGACCCCGGAGCCAGTGCCGGACCACCCCGGCGGGCGGCTGCCGGCGACCGGGGCGGGCGGGCTCGGGCCGGTCGCCGCCGGGGCGGGGCTGAGCCCGGCGGTCGGCGGCGGGGCGCTGCTGTTCGCGCGCAACCGCCTTCGGCGGCGCGGGCGTTGAGCGGGATCACTGGCCCTGGAGGTGCCAGCCGATGGTGCCGGCCGGCGGCGGGTCGGGCTCCAGGCCCTTGTGCAGGGTGACGGCGAAGGCGGTGAACAGCCCCGCCGCCAGCAGCACGGTCACGATCAGCAGCCCGGTCGTTCCGACGGACTCGTCCGCGCGCAGGACCCGGCTCGGACGGCGCGGCCGGTAGCGGATCGCCACGACGTCGCCCTCGACCAGGTGGCGGGCGGCCAGTTGGGCCCGGTGCGCGGCGCCGTCGGGGGTGTGGAACTCGACGATCGCCCGGCGCTGGGCCCGCCGGTTGTCGCGGGCGGGACGCACGAACGTCCGCAGGCAGCGCGCCCGCGCGGTCACCCCCTCGGCGGCCCACCGCCGCCCCCGCCGCAGCACGGCGGGAACACCCGCCGCCAGCAGGGCCGTTCCGGCCGTACCCGTGACCCCCGCCGCCACCAGCATCGCCGTGTAGGCCATCGATGCCGCCCCTCCCGTTCCCACCCGTACCCCGGCCACCGGGGCCGTCCAAGTGTGCGGCCCCGGAGGCCGGCGGACGAGGGGCCGGGGGAGGTCGGGACGCGCCCGTGACACGGCGGTGACTCCGCCGGGACGGGCGGCGCGGCACCGGGAGCTCGGGCGGTCAGGTTCCGACGCCCGGGAACCGCGGCACCGGCAGTACCGTCGGCACCGGCAGCGCGGCCGGTGCCGAGGCCGACCGCACCGGGATGCCCACACGACAACTCACGTCGCGGCCAAGGACATTCACGACGATACCCAGGGCGACAGGGAAGCCGGCGCCGGCACCGGACGGCCGCCGCCGGCGAGGAACGCACCCGCCGGACGACCCCGGGCCCGCCCGCGGCCGCCGCGCCGTCCGAAACCGCGCCCCGGACGCCCGCGCGCCTCCCGGGACCCGGCCTGGCCCGCCCGCCCGGGGACCACGTATCGTGGCCGGGATCGGAGCGTGGTGGGGGACACCACGGCGTACAGGCACGACGTCGCGCGGGCGACGGACGGGGGCGGTGACCGAACGGTGGCTGACGTGGCATCGACGAGTGGCGGCGGCCCGGTGGACACCGACCCGGAGGAGACGGTCAAACTCCCCCCGAGCGCGTCCGCCCCGGAACAGGCGCCCCCCGTGCTGGAGAAGACGCTCGAAATCCCGCCCGGAGCCGACCCGTTCGCCACCTCCATCAACCTGGTGGTCCCGGACGCCGCGCTCGGCGCCACCCGCACCATCCCGCTGCCCACGCCCACGCCCACCCCCGCCGGCGGCACCCCGCTGCCGCCGCCCGCCGCCCCGCCCGTCGCGGCCCCGCCCGCCCAGGCCACCGGCTGGACCGGCGCCTTCCAGATCGCGCCCGCCGAACCCCGGCCCGGCACCGGGCACGCGCCCGCCGTCCCGCCGGCCGTTCCGCCGGTGGTGGTGCCCGCGCCGCACGGCGCGCACGCCGCGCCCGTCGCGCACGGCATCGGCGGCGGCCTGCGCGGACGCGTCCTGGTCATCGAGGGCGGTTACGGCGGCGGCCGCCGCTGGGGGCGCGGCGGTGTCGGGCAGCCCTCGGTGCTCTCCGCCGCGCTGGCCGGCGTCGCCCCCCAGGTGCTGCTCTCCGCCGACCAGGTCGACGCCGTCCACCTGCCCGGCGCCAGCGACCCGCAGACCGTGCTGGCCCACCTGCGCGCCGCCGCCCGCCATCCCGGCCCGCTGCTGATCCACCTCGGCGGCCA is part of the Kitasatospora setae KM-6054 genome and harbors:
- a CDS encoding VOC family protein codes for the protein MAQKITTFLWFDDQAEQAAEFYTSVFEFGRVTDVQRYSAAGPGEPGSVMLVSFELFGQEFLALNGGPQFTFNEAVSLQVDCADQAEVDRYWELLTADGGAPGPCGWLKDRYGLSWQIVPRRMTELLSDPDPERARRATAAMLRMGRLDIAALEAAADGADTDGG
- a CDS encoding nucleotidyltransferase domain-containing protein; this encodes MTLPESALPSAAAQEAEDAAQNALAAPLLALFADRLSAAVPVDALWAHGSLAHGDYRHGRSDLDLVAVLPAAPDEPVRERLAALHRELIADRPDAVRLHCAYVPRTGLADPAVAHFAFAQEEPMDRPVTAVTRRELLDGGRVLAGEAPSALLPPVDDAELHAHIRTDLREFWYPVTARPEPWQRDIWVDHGPVTAVRATVALREGRLISKREAISRLPALGAPAGLAADIAARRYGVPPALTPEARDERAERARLFTRELIERALA
- a CDS encoding DUF4240 domain-containing protein, coding for MDTDGFWTLVESSAAGDLPCTRADRLTDRLAGLPLPEVLDFQLRLDEARAPLDTPATLAVAKLVLRGRVSDDSLWYFHAWLIGLGQDAHHLAVHDPDALAGHPALRRLAALPYRRWENHDFPDWESVDYCAQEAYERLTGEEDGLEEAMEAIGHDSPCNAGFADPAWTSEESAARLPRLTALFADAG
- a CDS encoding zinc-binding dehydrogenase — protein: MRAVWLREFGGPEVLVPGAAPDPVPGEGQVLIDVAHANLTFVETQFRATGRGPFAGRLPMIPGNGVGGTVTALGPGADPGWLGRRVVSATGGSGGYAELAAVPAEGLHPVPDGLPLDAATALLADGRTARLLLETAAPAPGERVLVTAAAGGVGTLLVQLATAAGAHVVAAAGGPRKLALAAELGAPETADYLRPDWADRIAPVDAVLDGVGGALGRAAVDLLRDGGRLINHGLAGGAWTDLPADEAAARRLTVLALRPTPASTRAATGHVLAEARAHRLRPVIGRRFPLERAADAHRAIEARDTLGKTLLDVDG
- a CDS encoding S66 family peptidase is translated as MPDQSTSQPVRPLPPRPAHLPAYPPAYPPRPRPGDRIAIVSPGFAGPGAFPLPYELGLRRLREEFGLEPVEYPTTRKLGATPAERAADLHAAFADPTVTAVMASIGGDDQLTVVPHLDAELLRAHPKPYFGYSDNTNLLDFLHRQGIVSYHGAALMTQLGRPVAVHPLTAASLRAALFDGGTYELTAATDTSTANGRWEDPETFTREPATEPATGWHWHRPDRVVEGPSWGGNLEILHWMAAADRLRPAEAYAGGVLLIETSEELPSGTEVFRILRNLGERGLLRQFPAVLVGRAMAWSFEHPHDAAARAHYRAEQRAAVLRALAAYAPEATAVFDVDFGHTEPQLVIPYGGLVRVDGPARRITVTY
- a CDS encoding MFS transporter, which codes for MNAVTTSPPLSPSSPPLSPPPSRSPVVRRLAALLLVNAVGNGLFLTVGALWFTRGLGFSAGVVGAALTAAGLCGVPAALPVGRLCDRWGAKPVLVVVHVVQAAATAVFACAGSLWLFVVLVCVTGTASRANGVARSTLYAHALPAGSRTRALAVLRALNNVGIGAGAALGALVTAHGGRVGLRAAVCASAAAYLLALLPLRAVPTGAAPAGGAAGPGAARPLRDVPFLGVAALNAVVNTLYVVLEVGLPLWTLGHTAAGPAVTGWLLLANTALVALAQVAAARRVAGLAGAARSFRRGGLLVGAACLALAGAAGRTPGVAVAVLVGAVVLLTAGEVLSQAGSWALSYGLAPEHAHGAYQGVLHTGVALGQALAPAALTVLVLPHGTAGWASLAAVFAAAALALPPVARRAAVGRGERPLLALSPQ
- a CDS encoding ArsR/SmtB family transcription factor encodes the protein MIRFRLRLADLAATSFGYSPLQEAVLSLRMWTHHAHRFPALRPAFAALRPAFERLDAHPLLTALVARRRYWVPDLLTPRPAVPAPALRDELAALRATDPARLRPGLEQTFHPLGEPVPPVLAAGLRHPDRLLADLADALETYWHTCLAPHWWPRARTVLTADLAHRARTLAEGGADALFHGISARLSWADDTLTIRRGGPWPSTPDDIPVDGRRLLLTPSCFADGVSTMLDRDAPPHIVYATRGLATLAERPPPPAPQALTGLLGATRARLLVLLADDGPATTTELAHRLAVTPAAVSRHLTALRTAALLERTRHGRHVHYRPTPLGAALRHGEPHP
- a CDS encoding DUF3592 domain-containing protein, giving the protein MAYTAMLVAAGVTGTAGTALLAAGVPAVLRRGRRWAAEGVTARARCLRTFVRPARDNRRAQRRAIVEFHTPDGAAHRAQLAARHLVEGDVVAIRYRPRRPSRVLRADESVGTTGLLIVTVLLAAGLFTAFAVTLHKGLEPDPPPAGTIGWHLQGQ